A section of the Myxococcus xanthus genome encodes:
- the rpmG gene encoding 50S ribosomal protein L33: MPKGNRSIISLECTVCKERNYTTTKNKRKSQDKLELSKFCPRCRKHQDHKEGKV, from the coding sequence ATGCCGAAGGGCAATCGTTCCATTATTTCGCTCGAGTGCACTGTGTGCAAGGAGCGGAACTACACGACCACGAAGAACAAGCGGAAGAGCCAGGATAAGCTCGAGCTGAGCAAGTTCTGTCCTCGTTGCCGCAAGCATCAGGACCACAAGGAAGGTAAGGTCTAG
- the secE gene encoding preprotein translocase subunit SecE — MATASEASQQANRSAMDPKRLVVIFYLLVGIVLALFLERLLGLLWARFSWSDPVLIEGLDWKVSTLVSYVLAVGLAVGAYFHPRTHALSIDVASELMKVTWPTWSETKASTMAVVVASLVAAVILFCIDTAAYNLMVEWLPAMWGKL; from the coding sequence ATGGCGACGGCATCAGAGGCCAGCCAGCAGGCTAACCGCTCGGCGATGGATCCGAAGCGGCTCGTGGTCATCTTCTATCTTCTCGTCGGCATCGTCCTGGCCCTCTTCCTGGAGCGTCTGCTCGGATTGCTGTGGGCGCGATTCAGCTGGAGCGACCCGGTCCTCATCGAGGGCTTGGACTGGAAGGTGTCCACCCTGGTGAGCTACGTGCTGGCCGTGGGACTGGCTGTGGGGGCGTACTTCCACCCGCGCACCCATGCGCTGTCCATCGATGTGGCTTCGGAGTTGATGAAGGTCACCTGGCCCACCTGGTCGGAGACCAAGGCGTCGACCATGGCCGTCGTCGTGGCGTCCCTGGTTGCCGCCGTCATCCTCTTCTGCATCGATACCGCCGCCTACAACCTGATGGTGGAGTGGCTGCCAGCCATGTGGGGGAAGTTGTAA
- the nusG gene encoding transcription termination/antitermination protein NusG, translating to MAMKWYVVHTYSNFENQAKKSLEEKVRLEGLQDQFGEILIPMEQVVEMVKGEKKTSRRKFFPGYIFVQMELNDRTLHLVKNTPKITGFPGTVQNQNPLPISDQEVARLTSQISEGTLKPKPKVQFDDGDTVRVIDGPFANFNGTVEEVNAEKGRVKVLVSIFGRATPVELDFMQVEKTTG from the coding sequence ATGGCGATGAAATGGTACGTGGTCCACACCTACTCGAACTTCGAGAACCAGGCGAAGAAGAGCCTGGAAGAGAAGGTCCGTTTGGAGGGCCTTCAGGACCAGTTCGGTGAAATCCTGATTCCGATGGAACAGGTCGTCGAAATGGTGAAGGGCGAGAAGAAGACCTCTCGCCGCAAGTTCTTCCCCGGCTACATCTTCGTGCAGATGGAGCTGAACGACCGGACGCTCCACCTGGTGAAGAACACGCCGAAGATCACCGGGTTCCCGGGAACGGTGCAGAATCAGAATCCGTTGCCCATCTCCGATCAGGAAGTGGCGCGGCTGACGTCGCAGATTTCCGAAGGTACGCTCAAGCCGAAGCCCAAGGTGCAGTTCGACGACGGCGACACGGTGCGCGTCATCGACGGTCCGTTCGCGAACTTCAACGGTACCGTGGAAGAGGTCAATGCGGAGAAGGGCAGGGTGAAGGTGCTGGTCAGCATCTTCGGCCGAGCCACCCCGGTGGAGCTGGACTTCATGCAGGTGGAGAAGACCACCGGCTAG
- the rplK gene encoding 50S ribosomal protein L11, which yields MKKITGQVKLQIPAGKANPAPPIGPALGQQGVNIMEFCKQFNAKTQAEAKEALIIPVVITVYADRSFTFILKTPPAAVLIKKAAGLHTEKKKGSGAKKPGKEKVGQITRAQLEEIAKKKIQDTTAASLEACMSTIAGTARSMGIDVVG from the coding sequence ATGAAGAAGATCACAGGTCAGGTCAAGCTGCAGATCCCCGCCGGCAAGGCGAACCCCGCTCCGCCGATCGGCCCCGCGCTCGGTCAGCAGGGCGTGAACATCATGGAGTTCTGCAAGCAGTTCAACGCGAAGACCCAGGCGGAAGCCAAGGAAGCGCTCATCATCCCGGTGGTCATCACCGTGTATGCGGACCGCTCCTTCACCTTCATCCTGAAGACCCCTCCCGCCGCCGTCCTCATCAAGAAGGCCGCGGGTCTCCACACGGAGAAGAAGAAGGGTTCGGGCGCGAAGAAGCCGGGCAAGGAGAAGGTCGGGCAGATCACCCGCGCCCAGCTCGAGGAAATCGCGAAGAAGAAGATCCAGGATACCACCGCCGCGTCGCTCGAGGCCTGCATGAGCACCATTGCTGGCACCGCACGCTCCATGGGCATCGACGTCGTCGGCTAG
- the rplA gene encoding 50S ribosomal protein L1, which translates to MAKTGKKFRAAAALVDRDKRYAVAEGFQLLKKTVEARSTKYDQTVDVSINLGVDPKHADQMVRGAVVLPHGTGATVRVAVFAKGEKATDATNAGADVVGAEDLQKRIEEGFLDFDTVIATPDMMGVVGRLGKVLGPRGLMPNPKVGTVTMDVAKAIRDAKGGKVDFRAEKAGIVHAKLGKSSFEVEKLEANFNALVDLVMKLKPAAAKGVYLQGIAISSSMGPGIKLDTMEIKTRHG; encoded by the coding sequence ATGGCTAAGACTGGGAAGAAGTTCCGTGCGGCCGCCGCTCTGGTTGACCGCGATAAGCGCTACGCCGTCGCCGAGGGCTTTCAGCTCCTGAAGAAGACGGTGGAGGCTCGCTCCACCAAGTACGACCAGACGGTCGACGTCTCCATCAACCTGGGCGTGGACCCGAAGCACGCGGACCAGATGGTCCGTGGTGCCGTGGTGCTCCCGCACGGCACCGGCGCCACCGTGCGCGTGGCCGTGTTCGCCAAGGGTGAGAAGGCCACCGACGCGACCAACGCCGGCGCGGACGTGGTCGGCGCCGAGGACCTCCAGAAGCGCATCGAGGAGGGCTTCCTCGATTTCGACACCGTCATCGCCACCCCGGACATGATGGGTGTCGTCGGTCGCCTCGGTAAGGTGCTCGGTCCCCGCGGCCTGATGCCGAACCCGAAGGTCGGCACGGTGACCATGGATGTCGCGAAGGCCATTCGCGACGCCAAGGGCGGTAAGGTCGACTTCCGCGCCGAGAAGGCCGGTATCGTCCACGCGAAGCTGGGCAAGTCCTCCTTCGAGGTCGAGAAGCTCGAGGCCAACTTCAACGCGCTGGTGGACCTGGTGATGAAGCTGAAGCCGGCCGCCGCGAAGGGCGTGTACCTCCAGGGTATCGCCATCTCGTCCTCCATGGGGCCGGGCATCAAGCTCGACACCATGGAGATCAAGACGCGCCACGGCTAA
- the rplJ gene encoding 50S ribosomal protein L10: MLKSEKEEMIKELHEKFSRTTSAVVAEFTKVDVETVTKLRKKFREGNVEYKVIKNTLARRAAQGTSVSVIADDFTGPVALCISYGDVVAPAKILVEFAKDIEDKIKIRTAVVEGRKVDVAGVKALAKLPGLPELRAQLLGVISEPASKLVRTIAAPGSQLARVVQANADKAQG, encoded by the coding sequence GTGCTGAAGAGCGAGAAGGAAGAGATGATCAAGGAGCTCCACGAGAAGTTCTCGAGGACGACCTCCGCCGTCGTCGCCGAATTCACCAAGGTGGACGTGGAGACGGTGACCAAGCTCCGCAAGAAGTTCCGCGAGGGCAACGTCGAGTACAAGGTCATCAAGAACACGCTGGCGCGCCGTGCCGCGCAGGGCACGTCCGTGTCGGTCATCGCTGATGACTTCACGGGCCCCGTGGCCCTGTGCATCAGCTACGGCGACGTGGTGGCTCCCGCGAAGATCCTGGTCGAGTTCGCGAAGGACATCGAGGACAAGATCAAGATCCGCACCGCCGTCGTCGAAGGCCGCAAGGTCGACGTCGCCGGCGTGAAGGCCCTGGCGAAGCTGCCGGGTCTGCCCGAGCTTCGCGCGCAGTTGCTGGGCGTCATCAGCGAGCCCGCGAGCAAGCTGGTTCGGACCATCGCGGCTCCGGGTTCGCAGCTCGCCCGAGTCGTCCAGGCCAACGCGGACAAGGCGCAGGGCTGA
- the rplL gene encoding 50S ribosomal protein L7/L12 yields the protein MADLNAIVDQLSSLTVLEAAELVKQLESKWGVSAAAVAVAAGPAAAAAPVEEKTEFTVVLANAGANKINVIKEIRAITGLGLKEAKDLVEGAPKNVKEGVNKDDAKKIKDQLTAAGATVDIK from the coding sequence ATGGCTGACCTGAACGCGATTGTTGACCAGCTCTCCTCCCTGACCGTCCTTGAGGCGGCCGAGCTCGTGAAGCAGCTCGAGAGCAAGTGGGGCGTCTCCGCCGCCGCCGTGGCCGTTGCCGCGGGCCCGGCCGCCGCCGCCGCTCCTGTCGAGGAGAAGACGGAGTTCACGGTGGTGCTGGCCAACGCCGGCGCCAACAAGATCAACGTCATCAAGGAGATTCGCGCGATCACCGGCCTGGGCCTGAAGGAGGCCAAGGACCTGGTCGAGGGCGCTCCGAAGAACGTCAAGGAAGGCGTCAACAAGGACGACGCCAAGAAGATCAAGGACCAGCTCACCGCGGCTGGTGCGACCGTCGACATCAAGTAG
- the rpoB gene encoding DNA-directed RNA polymerase subunit beta — protein MPTQIQNNFRVRKTFAKIAKIIDIPNLINIQKQSYEKFLQADIAADKREDLGLQGVFKSVFPIRDFNETSSLEFVSYHLERPKYDVDECHQRGMTYSAPIKVVVRLVVWDKDEETGAQSIRDVKEQEVYFGEIPLMTQNGTFIINGTERVVVSQLHRSPGAFFDHDKGKSHSSGKLLYNARIIPYRGSWIDFEFDHKDLLYVRIDRRRKLPATVLIRALGAVPDTAKKNPLEFKGSTEEILNYYYATETIYLHSAEEFEKSVELELLPGQRATRDIKAKTGELIVKKNRKFTRAAIKKLEAAKMKTLPIDADELFTKVSAYDVVEETNGVVLLECNEEVTQEKVDELLKHGIKEFKVLFIDNLNVGPYLRETLMLDKLETPEQSIMEIYRRLRPGDPPTPETAINLFTNLFFNPERYDLSKVGRLKLNFKFGLEEPLDGQILTKRDILEVIRYLIDLKNGKGTIDDIDHLGNRRVRAVGELLENQYRIGLVRMERAIKERMSLQEIETLMPHDLINAKPVTAVIKEFFGSSQLSQFMDQTNPLSEVTHKRRLSALGPGGLTRERAGFEVRDVHPTHYGRICPIETPEGPNIGLIASLSTYARVNEFGFVETPYRKVEAGVVTNDVAFYSALEEEKHTIAQANAETDKKGKFANALVSSRRGGEFVQARAEDVDLMDVSPKQLVSVAASLIPFLENDDANRALMGSNMQRQAVPLLRTAAPLVGTGIESIVARDSGVTCVARRDGIVESVDAGRIVVKADVPASLSDVTSEVDIYNLLKYQRSNQNTCLNQKPIISKGDRVMKGDVIADGPATETGELALGQNVVVAFMPWQGYNFEDSILISERILKDDVFTSIHIEEFECIARDTKLGKEEITRDIPNVGEEALKDLDESGIIRIGAEVKPGDVLVGKITPKGETQLSPEEKLLRAIFGEKAGDVRDSSLRVPPGVVGTVINAKVFSRKGVEKDERAKQIESMEEAKLLKDQNDEIKVLQDSAFGRIRGLVRTKEVQGKLVDDKGKILLKKGDILDDELLSTVPYKYWGEISVGDPLDSRLRDILRNLEETKEAVKLAFGEKIARIKKGDELPPGVIKMVKVYVAIKRKLAVGDKMAGRHGNKGVVSRILPEEDMPYLEDGRPVDIVLNPLGVPSRMNIGQILETHLGWAAKGTGEALQRYVEANWSSDAIKERLKVIYSDPAFGEFLDKLDDEEIKQLCLRSKRGIHVATPVFDGAQETEIHALLDEGQLPRSGQMVLFDGRTGEPFDQNVTVGVMYMLKLHHLVDEKIHARSIGPYSLVTQQPLGGKAQFGGQRLGEMEVWAMEAYGAAYTLQEFLTVKSDDVVGRTRMYEAIVKGDNVLESGLPESFNVLLKELQSLALDVELLESAPPERQRSFGGDFLGGGDGEERKTGTEA, from the coding sequence ATGCCGACGCAGATCCAGAACAATTTCCGCGTGCGGAAGACCTTCGCGAAGATCGCGAAGATCATCGACATTCCCAATCTTATCAACATCCAGAAGCAGTCCTACGAGAAGTTCCTCCAGGCGGACATTGCCGCCGACAAGCGCGAGGACCTCGGTCTTCAGGGCGTCTTCAAGTCGGTGTTCCCTATCCGCGACTTCAACGAGACCTCCTCGCTGGAGTTCGTGAGCTACCACCTGGAGCGCCCGAAGTACGACGTAGATGAGTGCCACCAGCGTGGCATGACGTATTCGGCGCCCATCAAGGTGGTGGTGCGCCTGGTCGTGTGGGACAAGGACGAGGAGACCGGCGCCCAGTCCATCCGCGACGTGAAGGAGCAGGAGGTCTACTTCGGCGAAATCCCGCTGATGACCCAGAACGGCACCTTCATCATCAACGGTACCGAGCGCGTCGTCGTCAGCCAGCTGCACCGAAGCCCGGGCGCCTTCTTCGACCATGACAAGGGCAAGAGCCACTCGTCTGGCAAGCTGCTCTACAACGCCCGCATCATTCCCTACCGCGGTTCGTGGATCGACTTCGAGTTCGACCACAAGGACCTGCTGTACGTGCGCATCGACCGCCGCCGCAAGCTGCCGGCCACGGTGCTCATCCGCGCGCTCGGCGCCGTCCCGGACACCGCGAAGAAGAACCCGCTGGAGTTCAAGGGCTCCACCGAGGAGATCCTCAACTACTACTACGCGACGGAGACGATCTACCTCCACAGCGCGGAGGAGTTCGAGAAGAGCGTCGAGCTCGAGCTGCTGCCCGGTCAGCGCGCGACCCGCGACATCAAGGCCAAGACGGGCGAGCTGATCGTCAAGAAGAACCGCAAGTTCACCCGCGCCGCCATCAAGAAGCTCGAAGCGGCGAAGATGAAGACGCTCCCGATCGATGCGGACGAGCTCTTCACCAAGGTGTCCGCCTACGACGTGGTCGAAGAGACCAACGGCGTGGTGCTCCTCGAGTGCAACGAGGAAGTCACCCAGGAGAAGGTCGACGAGCTCCTCAAGCACGGCATCAAGGAGTTCAAGGTCCTCTTCATCGACAACCTCAACGTGGGCCCGTACCTGCGTGAGACGTTGATGCTGGACAAGCTCGAGACCCCCGAGCAGTCCATCATGGAGATCTACCGCCGCCTGCGCCCTGGCGATCCGCCGACGCCGGAGACGGCCATCAACCTGTTCACCAACCTGTTCTTCAACCCGGAGCGCTACGACCTCTCCAAGGTCGGCCGCCTCAAGCTGAACTTCAAGTTCGGCCTCGAGGAGCCGCTCGACGGGCAGATCCTCACCAAGCGGGACATCCTCGAGGTGATCCGCTACCTGATCGATCTGAAGAACGGCAAGGGGACCATCGACGACATCGACCACCTGGGCAACCGCCGCGTCCGCGCGGTGGGCGAGCTGCTGGAGAACCAGTACCGCATCGGCCTGGTGCGCATGGAGCGGGCGATCAAGGAGCGCATGAGCCTCCAGGAGATCGAGACGCTCATGCCGCACGATCTCATCAACGCCAAGCCCGTCACGGCGGTCATCAAGGAGTTCTTCGGGTCCAGCCAGCTGTCGCAGTTCATGGACCAGACGAACCCCCTGTCCGAAGTCACCCACAAGCGGCGCCTGTCGGCGCTCGGGCCCGGTGGCCTCACCCGCGAGCGCGCGGGCTTCGAGGTGCGCGACGTGCACCCGACGCACTACGGCCGCATCTGCCCCATCGAGACGCCGGAAGGTCCGAACATCGGCCTCATCGCGTCGCTGTCCACCTACGCGCGCGTCAATGAGTTCGGCTTCGTCGAGACGCCGTACCGCAAGGTCGAGGCGGGCGTGGTGACGAACGACGTGGCTTTCTACTCCGCTCTCGAGGAGGAGAAGCACACGATCGCCCAGGCGAACGCGGAGACGGACAAGAAGGGCAAGTTCGCCAACGCGCTGGTGTCCAGCCGCCGGGGTGGTGAGTTCGTCCAGGCTCGCGCCGAGGACGTGGACCTGATGGACGTGTCCCCGAAGCAGCTCGTGTCGGTGGCCGCGTCGCTCATCCCGTTCCTGGAGAACGACGACGCCAACCGCGCGCTCATGGGCTCCAACATGCAGCGCCAGGCCGTTCCGCTGCTGCGCACCGCGGCGCCGCTGGTGGGCACGGGCATCGAGTCCATCGTCGCCCGCGACTCCGGCGTCACCTGCGTGGCCCGGCGCGACGGCATCGTGGAGAGCGTGGACGCCGGCCGCATCGTGGTGAAGGCGGACGTGCCGGCCTCGCTGAGCGATGTCACGAGCGAGGTCGACATCTACAACCTGCTCAAGTACCAGCGCTCCAACCAGAACACCTGCCTCAACCAGAAGCCCATCATCAGCAAGGGCGACCGGGTGATGAAGGGTGACGTCATCGCCGACGGTCCGGCCACCGAGACGGGCGAGCTGGCGCTGGGCCAGAACGTGGTCGTCGCGTTCATGCCGTGGCAGGGCTACAACTTCGAGGACTCCATCCTCATCAGCGAGCGCATCCTCAAGGACGACGTCTTCACGTCGATCCACATCGAGGAGTTCGAGTGCATCGCGCGCGACACCAAGCTGGGCAAGGAGGAGATCACCCGCGACATCCCGAACGTGGGTGAGGAGGCCCTCAAGGACCTCGACGAGAGCGGCATCATCCGCATCGGCGCCGAGGTGAAGCCCGGCGACGTGCTGGTGGGCAAGATCACCCCGAAGGGCGAGACGCAGCTGTCTCCCGAAGAGAAGCTGCTGCGCGCCATCTTCGGCGAGAAGGCCGGCGACGTGCGTGACAGCTCGCTGCGCGTCCCTCCGGGCGTGGTGGGCACCGTCATCAACGCCAAGGTGTTCAGCCGCAAGGGCGTGGAGAAGGACGAGCGCGCCAAGCAGATCGAGTCCATGGAGGAGGCGAAGCTCCTCAAGGACCAGAACGACGAGATCAAGGTCCTCCAGGACAGCGCGTTCGGCCGCATCCGCGGCCTGGTGCGCACCAAGGAGGTCCAGGGCAAGCTCGTGGATGACAAGGGGAAGATCCTCCTGAAGAAGGGGGACATCCTCGACGACGAGCTGCTGTCCACGGTGCCCTACAAGTACTGGGGTGAGATCTCCGTCGGCGACCCGCTGGACTCGCGCCTGCGCGACATCCTCCGCAACCTGGAGGAGACGAAGGAGGCCGTGAAGCTGGCCTTCGGCGAGAAGATCGCCCGCATCAAGAAGGGCGACGAGCTGCCGCCGGGCGTCATCAAGATGGTGAAGGTGTACGTCGCCATCAAGCGCAAGCTGGCCGTGGGCGACAAGATGGCCGGCCGCCACGGAAACAAGGGCGTCGTGTCCCGCATCCTCCCCGAGGAGGACATGCCGTACCTGGAGGACGGGCGTCCGGTGGACATCGTCCTCAACCCGCTGGGCGTGCCCTCGCGCATGAACATCGGGCAGATCCTCGAGACGCACCTGGGCTGGGCCGCCAAGGGCACTGGCGAAGCGCTGCAGCGCTACGTCGAGGCCAACTGGAGCTCGGACGCCATCAAGGAGCGCCTCAAGGTCATCTACAGCGACCCGGCGTTCGGCGAGTTCCTCGACAAGCTCGACGACGAGGAGATCAAGCAGCTGTGCCTCCGCTCCAAGCGGGGCATCCACGTCGCCACGCCCGTCTTCGACGGCGCACAGGAGACGGAGATCCACGCCCTGCTGGACGAGGGGCAGCTGCCCCGCTCGGGCCAGATGGTGCTCTTCGACGGGCGCACCGGTGAGCCGTTCGACCAGAACGTCACCGTGGGCGTCATGTACATGCTGAAGCTGCACCACCTGGTGGACGAGAAGATCCACGCCCGCTCCATCGGGCCCTACTCGCTCGTCACGCAGCAGCCGCTGGGCGGCAAGGCGCAGTTCGGCGGTCAGCGACTGGGCGAGATGGAAGTCTGGGCGATGGAGGCCTACGGCGCGGCGTACACGCTGCAGGAGTTCCTCACCGTCAAGTCGGACGACGTGGTGGGCCGCACGCGCATGTACGAGGCCATCGTCAAGGGCGACAACGTCCTGGAGAGCGGCCTGCCCGAGTCGTTCAACGTGCTCCTCAAGGAACTCCAGTCGCTCGCGCTCGACGTGGAGCTGCTGGAGAGCGCCCCGCCGGAGCGGCAGCGCAGCTTCGGAGGCGACTTCCTCGGCGGTGGTGACGGCGAGGAGCGCAAGACGGGAACTGAGGCCTGA